In Porites lutea chromosome 1, jaPorLute2.1, whole genome shotgun sequence, a single genomic region encodes these proteins:
- the LOC140931504 gene encoding uncharacterized protein, producing the protein MSEKSNKDFNNAVNCHICGGELGKDRVRDHCHFTEKQLPPKQGFYSKLNDEDISDEDYQHAIKVWNTFGCKTIRDYHDLYLKSDVLLLADVFENFRKTCLKHYKLDPAHYFTSPGLAWDACMKTTGQRLELLSDYDMLMMIERGIRGGITHISKRTEVYFNKPVYVGQSILDLSKTLMYDFHYEYIKSKYGKKAELLFTDTDSLMYHIKTKDFYEDICYDIKNKFDTSDYPSDHPSGILTGVNKKVIGMFKDEASGKQITHFVGLRPKLYSYKVEGEVELKKCKGIKKNVVKKTLSFDDYVRCLFSGEKEMRNMKIIRSEKHDLYSKEVNKVALSNQDDKRHVLNDQIHTLAIREKY; encoded by the exons ATGagtgaaaaatcaaataaagattttaataaTGCGGTTAATTGTCATATTTGTGGTGGTGAATTAGGTAAAGATAgagttagagatcattgtcattttacag AAAAACAACTTCCACCAAAACAGGGTTTTTATTCAAAACTAAATGATGAAGATATAAGTGATGAAGATTACCAACATGCTATTAAAGTTTGGAATACATTTGGGTGTAAAACGATAAGAGACTATCACGATCTTTACTTAAAATCTGATGTATTGCTTTTGGCAgatgtgtttgaaaactttaggaaaacttgtcttaaacatTACAAATTAGATCCAGCTCATTACTTCACATCTCCAGGActagcttgggatgcatgtATGAAAACAACAGGACAACGTTTAGAGTTATTAAGTGATTACGATATGTTAATGATGATTGAGAGAGGTATTCGTGGAGGAATAACACATATATCAAAAAG gacagaagtgtattttaataaaccagtatatgttggACAATCAATtttagacttatcaaaaactTTAATGTATGATTTTCATTATGAATACATCAAAAGTAAATATGGAAAGAAAGCTGAgttattgtttacagatacaGATAGTCTAATGTATcatattaaaacaaaagatttttacgAAGATATATGTtatgatataaaaaataaatttgatactAGTGATTATCCATCAGATCATCCTTCTGGTATACTAAcaggagttaacaaaaaagtgattGGTATGTTTAAGGATGAAGCATCAGGAAAACAGATAACTCATTTTGTAGGATTAAGGCCTAAACTATACAGCTATAAAGTTGAGGGTGAAGTAGAattaaagaagtgtaaaggaataaaaaaaaatgttgtaaaaaagaCATTAAGCTTTGATGATTATGTTAGATGtttattttctggtgaaaaagaaatgagaaatatgaaaataataagaagtgagAAACATGATCTTTATTCAAAAGAGGTTAACAAAGTAGCTCTAAGTAATCAAGATGATAAGAGACATGTTTTAAATGATCAAATACATACTCTAGCTATTAGAGAAAAATATTAG